Proteins encoded in a region of the Haloglomus salinum genome:
- a CDS encoding helix-turn-helix domain-containing protein, producing the protein MTQGADTSSDEQSWEDPRDGRPWQEESRLRRLYIKEGLSTYDIAERLGCSRPTVSNWLERFGIERTGRQPEPCVLSDESLLRGLYVERGLSLSDVAQEAGCSIWKTRAWLRRHGIETRTPGEHNRNELLEDEGWLREQYVEKELSTPTIAEKADSSARTVSEWLRKHEIDIPRHLSEETRETLADPSRMTHLYTDRGLTGMEIAEELDCSATVVYEHLQQHGLTNYEMVGDDHPRWRGGEYAYGEGWNDAKREAVRDRDDNRCCLCGMTQREHQDERGSKLPVHHVRKARNVDDPEKRNGMGNLITLCHSCHSIAEKMTPELPEGIDDRR; encoded by the coding sequence GTGACCCAGGGGGCCGACACATCGAGCGACGAACAAAGCTGGGAAGATCCCAGAGATGGCCGACCCTGGCAGGAAGAGAGCCGGCTCAGGCGACTCTACATCAAGGAAGGACTGAGTACGTACGATATCGCTGAAAGGCTCGGATGCAGTCGGCCGACGGTTTCGAACTGGCTGGAGCGGTTCGGGATAGAGCGAACAGGGCGACAGCCCGAGCCGTGTGTGCTCTCCGACGAATCACTTCTCCGAGGTCTGTACGTGGAACGAGGACTCTCTCTTTCTGATGTCGCACAGGAAGCCGGCTGCAGCATATGGAAGACCCGGGCCTGGCTTCGGCGGCACGGAATCGAAACCAGAACACCGGGGGAGCACAACCGTAACGAGCTACTAGAAGACGAGGGATGGCTCCGCGAACAGTACGTGGAAAAAGAGCTATCAACCCCCACCATCGCCGAGAAGGCCGATTCGTCCGCCCGGACGGTCTCAGAGTGGCTTCGCAAGCACGAAATCGATATCCCGCGGCATCTGTCGGAAGAAACGAGAGAGACGTTGGCGGACCCCAGCCGAATGACCCACCTCTACACCGATCGAGGTCTCACGGGGATGGAGATCGCGGAAGAACTGGATTGTTCAGCAACAGTCGTATACGAACACCTCCAGCAGCATGGCTTGACCAACTACGAGATGGTCGGCGACGATCATCCTCGATGGAGGGGCGGAGAGTACGCCTACGGCGAAGGATGGAACGATGCGAAGCGTGAGGCCGTTCGGGACCGAGACGACAATCGCTGCTGTTTGTGCGGGATGACCCAGCGGGAACATCAAGACGAACGTGGTTCGAAGCTCCCCGTCCACCACGTCCGAAAGGCTCGAAACGTCGACGACCCGGAAAAGCGGAATGGGATGGGGAATCTAATCACGTTGTGTCACAGCTGCCACTCCATCGCCGAGAAGATGACACCAGAGCTACCGGAGGGGATAGATGACCGACGATGA
- a CDS encoding ATP-dependent DNA helicase, producing MTDDDDNQSWGPIFPYESPYREQLNGIEETIEVAQDSGYSVIEGACGTGKTLLALTAGIQLVRDPDTQYERVLALTSVKQQLRQFEQDLRIINDNLPADWNPVSGLTLVGKADVCAYNVAGTGGIDDSNVYERCEGLRERTRALADDTSAGDLASQARSQQVGLADSGASGGDAADYLEAAGGMAPYPEGTPESGNDVEYCPFYAQFLEDLPDDGEAAEAVPFDWTETGHIDAQELTRLSVDAGTCPHSVMGALLPEVEVVVGNYYHAFDPTTVETFTGALLDDETFVVCDEAHMLEPRVRDLVSDGIADVSLRDAESELAQVVQPLTMTDETGRQTGPVDRIRAELSDATVDLEDLQRTRQFLRDLREELARQVESYLDREHRGWRANLNDLPDDEIPLRDPERPRTDDLTQWAENEGYDERDWVRAESACAVAARILNSVEEEDTKRTAPAVGRALGAWARADHVDHFREVELERTWDDAQPTDSWRRAYNARFALHNCLPGDAIAERLDEFGGGVLMSATLEPLDAFAEVTGLNHLEREEDRPVITRSYGLDFPPEHRESFAVAAPPFTFENRGAPGEETEARRIHASALREVATVSGNVLVGMPNYAEAEWAAGYLRDAVDKPVLLDESSADDVTEDLKQEFFDGSGKVLVTSLRGTLTEGVDYRGDRLSAAVVCGVPLINTASPRTRALRTAYDRRFGDGFEYALTVPAVRKARQAVGRVIRGPEETGVRVLLDERYARDTWNSVREYLGPDREEFQPVSPDMLSLGLDRFRGTAGDGTE from the coding sequence ATGACCGACGATGACGATAATCAATCGTGGGGGCCGATTTTTCCGTACGAATCCCCCTACAGGGAGCAACTAAACGGTATTGAAGAAACGATTGAAGTAGCACAAGATTCTGGCTACTCGGTCATCGAGGGGGCCTGCGGAACTGGAAAGACGCTGTTAGCGCTCACCGCGGGCATCCAGCTGGTCCGGGACCCGGACACGCAGTACGAGCGCGTCCTCGCGCTGACGAGCGTCAAACAGCAGCTCCGACAGTTCGAACAGGACCTCCGTATCATCAACGACAACCTGCCCGCGGACTGGAACCCCGTCTCCGGGCTCACGCTGGTCGGGAAGGCCGACGTCTGCGCGTACAACGTCGCCGGGACGGGCGGCATCGACGATTCGAACGTCTACGAGCGCTGCGAGGGGCTCCGCGAGCGGACGCGCGCGCTGGCGGACGACACGAGCGCGGGGGACCTCGCGTCGCAGGCTCGCTCCCAGCAGGTCGGGCTGGCCGACTCGGGCGCGAGCGGCGGCGACGCGGCGGACTACCTCGAGGCCGCGGGCGGGATGGCGCCCTATCCCGAGGGAACACCTGAATCCGGGAACGACGTTGAGTACTGCCCGTTCTACGCGCAGTTCCTCGAGGACCTGCCCGACGACGGCGAGGCCGCCGAGGCGGTCCCGTTCGACTGGACGGAGACCGGCCACATCGACGCACAGGAACTCACGCGGCTCTCGGTGGACGCCGGGACGTGCCCGCACTCCGTGATGGGGGCGCTCCTCCCGGAGGTAGAGGTCGTCGTCGGGAACTACTACCACGCGTTCGACCCGACAACGGTCGAGACGTTCACGGGCGCGCTGCTGGACGACGAGACGTTCGTCGTCTGCGACGAGGCCCACATGCTCGAACCGCGCGTGCGCGACCTCGTCAGCGACGGCATCGCGGACGTCTCGCTGCGCGACGCCGAGAGCGAACTCGCACAGGTCGTCCAGCCGCTGACGATGACCGACGAGACCGGCCGCCAGACGGGACCCGTCGACCGCATCCGCGCCGAGTTATCGGACGCCACGGTCGACCTGGAGGACCTCCAGCGGACGCGCCAGTTCCTCCGCGACCTCCGCGAGGAGCTCGCCCGGCAGGTCGAGTCGTACCTCGACCGCGAGCACCGGGGTTGGCGGGCGAATCTCAACGATCTCCCCGACGACGAGATTCCCCTGCGCGACCCCGAACGGCCCCGTACCGACGACCTCACGCAGTGGGCCGAGAACGAGGGGTACGACGAACGAGACTGGGTGCGTGCCGAGAGCGCGTGTGCCGTCGCCGCGCGCATCCTGAACAGCGTCGAGGAGGAGGACACCAAACGGACCGCGCCCGCCGTCGGGCGCGCACTGGGCGCGTGGGCGCGTGCCGACCACGTCGACCACTTCCGCGAGGTCGAACTCGAGCGGACGTGGGACGACGCCCAGCCGACGGATTCGTGGCGACGGGCGTACAACGCGCGCTTCGCGCTCCACAACTGCCTGCCAGGGGATGCCATCGCCGAGCGCCTCGACGAGTTCGGCGGCGGCGTCCTGATGAGCGCGACCCTCGAACCGCTCGACGCCTTCGCCGAGGTGACCGGACTGAACCACCTCGAACGCGAGGAGGACCGGCCCGTCATCACCCGGAGCTACGGACTGGACTTCCCGCCGGAGCACCGCGAGTCGTTCGCGGTCGCGGCGCCGCCATTCACCTTCGAGAACCGCGGTGCGCCGGGCGAGGAGACCGAGGCCCGGCGCATCCACGCGTCGGCACTCCGTGAGGTCGCCACGGTGTCGGGCAACGTCCTCGTCGGGATGCCCAACTACGCCGAGGCCGAGTGGGCCGCCGGCTACCTCCGCGACGCGGTCGACAAGCCGGTCCTGCTCGACGAGTCCTCCGCGGACGACGTGACCGAGGACCTTAAACAGGAGTTCTTCGACGGGTCCGGGAAGGTCCTCGTCACCTCGCTCCGCGGGACGCTGACGGAGGGCGTCGACTACCGCGGTGACCGGCTCAGCGCGGCCGTGGTCTGCGGGGTGCCGCTCATCAACACCGCCAGCCCCCGGACGCGGGCGCTCCGGACGGCGTACGACCGGCGGTTCGGTGACGGCTTCGAGTACGCGCTCACGGTCCCCGCCGTCCGG